From the Bacteroidota bacterium genome, the window TTGCCGGAGTTGATAATGGTCTTGTTAATTTAAACCCAATTTGGGTGCACAATGGATTTTTCTTTTTCGCAGCTAGAGATATAAATGTGAGCAATCTTGAAATCTGGAAAAGTGACGGAACTACCGCAGGTACTACTAAACTAAAGGACATATACCCAGGAAATACAAGCAGCGCAGCAACTGATTTTTATGAATTCAATAATCAACTTTATTTTGCTGCCAATGATGGAGTAAATGGAAAAGAATTTTGGAAAACTGATGGAACAACTGCCGGAACAGTAATGGTAAAAGATATTTTTTCAGGTGCAGTTTCAAACGAATCCAAACCTGAGTTTTTTGCTACCTATAACGGATACATGTACTTTACAGCTGCCACTTACGGAAACCTTGATCGTGAAATTTGGAAAAGCGATGGTACTAACGCAGGTACAAGTTTAGTTATGGATATATATGCCGGATTAACTGGTTCAAATCCTTTTACATTTAACATTTTGAACAATACCTATTTATTGTTTTGTGCAAATAGCAATGGTTTAGGAAGAGAATTATGGGCCTTTAATATGGCCGGTATTGCGAACGAAGTAAATGCTGCTTCTGAATCGCTTAATTTGTCTGTTTTCCCAAATCCTGCTAAAGATGTATTAAACATTAGCGCTTCAGAAAGTGGATTAACAATACAGATTTATGATATTAATGCAAGACTAATCACTGAAATTATTTCAGACCAAAACACTACGCAACTTAATGTTAGTGATTATCCTGCAGGATTGTATTACTTACGCTGCCAAAATAAAAGTACTAGTATAAGTCGCAAAATCATTGTGGAATAAGCTTGCTGCACTAGTATATTAGTCAAAACTAGCTTATACTTTCAAAGCACACACTGGCGCGAGTGAGAGCACTTATTCATCAAAAATTCCACTAAATCAACTTAAGCAATTCCTGGAATCCTTTGAAAAGGCTGATTGATGGAGGTAGTTTTTTCTTACGTTCAAATACTGCTCTTCCCGATAGCAGTATTGTTCTTTTGGGTTTGAGCGAAGCTAATGTGTTTATGAGCGAATCAAGCAATCCTTTGTGGGGTGGTGCGGTAATTACTGAAAGTAAGATGTCGGGTTTAACTATTTCGCTTACTCTAACCAAGGTATCGGTTGGAACACTTTGACCTAAATAAACTATTTTATAATTGCGCATCTTCAAAGCATAAGCGTAAAATAAAAGACTCAGTTCATGCAATTCATTCTCGGGCAGAAATAATAGGACAGTTCCTTTGCTTTTTTTGCTGCTTTGCTTGATACTGTCAATAGCCACAATTATTTTTTGCCTAACGATGTTGCTAACAAAATGTTCCTGGGCAGGATTAATGCTGCCGGTTTGCCACATAGTACCGATGCGAATAAAAAAAGGAACCACTACCTTTTGTATGCAATCTTCAAAGCCAATGTTTGAAACGCAGTCTGAAAATGTTTTATCAAAACTCGCCTCATTTAAGTCTATCATACTCATAATGAACTTATCAATATGCTCTTCATAGGAAGTGGAGGCATTTGTTATTTCAGAAACTTTAGCAGCAATTTGTGCTTCGTTTAAAGCGGCTATCTTCGATATTTTAAAGCCGCTTTTGTTGAGCATACTAATATTTAGAATGCGTTTTAAATCGTTGTTGGTATAAAAGCGAATGTTGGTATCGGTGCGCTCGGGTTCAAAAAGCGCATACCTTTTTTCCCAGATGCGAAGCGTATGAGCTTTAATTCCGGATAGTTTTTCTAAATCCTTTATGGAATAATTGGCAGAGAATTTCATTTTGCAAAAGTATCATTTGTTTAATAGCTTGTTCGAAGTATTAAACAAAAAAACTTTCAATAATTTTTTAAACAGTAAAGATAATTCTCATCAATAGTAGTTCAATTAGAAGTTAATTGTTTTTCAACTTATAATGATATCCTATTTCAATAAACTCCAATTCTCAGTTTTAGTTACTTCATTAAAAGTATCATAGAATCAACCAATAAAACCAATTTCATAATTGTTGTACAATTTTCTTAAAAGCTTAATAAAATGATCCTCTATCATTGTATATTAAATTGATTGTTATAATTCTCCATATAGTTTTGTTTCCCTGAGTATATATTTAATAATTTAAAGGAGACTAATAGACACTAATTAGAACATTGAATTTAAATTGAACTATCATTCTTTTTGCTTGATCAAAAAGAATCAACCTGCCTGCTATTGCACAGGCCCAAGCTACTGTAGGCAGGAAAATCAAGGCTGATGATAAATTGGCTAAAATTTAAATTAATTTTTTGCAGCGCAACCCAAGCGCTCGATGATATTCACGTTCGAATAGTTGTATTATATTCTCGCTGGAGGGTTCCTTTCACAGTGCCGGCGTTAAAAAATTTATTCAAATTTCTTAACGCCAATTTCTCATAGGCCGGACATTATCTATTAAAAAGTAATTGGAGAATAGGATGTATAAATGACTACAACTAATTATTTTGTTTGCATGCTAGCCCAATTTGCAGGAATTTTCGTCAAACGGAAAAGCAAACCTAGGTTAAAACCTTATATTTGTCAACATGATTGAGGGTAGGACCAAAGCTAAATAGCGCCAATAAAGCCACTCACAATTGTTTACAAACTGACGATGAAAACCAAAGAAACTACTTTTAGCGAAAACGATATTCGACCAAAGGATTTGCTCGAGGGGCAAAAAATTGCTGTAATGCAGGATGTGGGAATGCTTTTATCTAACGCCGATAAATTTGTACACGTTAATTGTCCTGCCTGCAGTGCCAATAAGGGCAGCAAGAAATACGAAAAATACAGTTTTACCTATCTCGAATGCAGCGATTGTAAAACAGTTTATACCAGTCCACGCCCAACAGCAGCCTTACTTGGCGAATTTTATTCAAATTCAGTCAATTATGCTTATTGGAATAAATATATTTTTCCGGCTTCTGAAAGTACACGCCGTCAAAAAATTGTTGTGCCCCGTGTGGATCGTATTTTAGACTATTGTAAAAAATATGCTTCTCCAACCAACTCAATTTTAGAAGTAGGTGCAGGCTTTGGTACTTTTTGCGAAGAAATGGCCTGTCGCAAGGTTTTTAATCGCATTGTAGCTGTTGAGCCATCACCAACCCTTGCGCAAACTTGCCGCAGTCGTGGTGTTGAAACCATTGAATTACCTATTGAAAAAGTAGCACTCAAGGAAGATGAAAAATTTGATGTGGTAGTAAATTTTGAAGTGATTGAACATTTATTTTCGCCCCGCGATTTTATTCAGCAATGCAAACGACAAATGAAACCGGGAGCATTGTTTGTAGTGAGTTGCCCCAATGCACAGGGCTTTGATGTAATTACCTTAAAAGAAAAAAGCAATACCATCGACCACGAACACGTAAATTACTTTACCCCACATTCAATTGATTTATTGTTTAAAGCCAATGGATTTGAAGTATTAGAAGTACTTACTCCGGGAGTGTTAGATGCCGACATCGTACGCAACACCATTTTAGCCGGTGATTTTAGTGTAGACGATGAACCTTTTTTAAAGCAAGTTTTGATTGATGAATGGGAGACTAAAGGAAAGGCATTTCAAGAGTTTTTAACTGCCAATAAGTTGTCGAGTAACCTTTGGATTATTGCAAAAAACAAATAGGATGAAGTGCATCGATTCGAAGATAACGGAAATAAAAATGTCATTTACAGCGCTTTAATTTTTTAGAAAAAGGCATTGGTAAATTTTAGGCAAATACTTAAATCAAGTTCAATCTACACTGTGCTAGCATTTTTGCCAACTGCTTCGCGCATTTTGTTGCTTCCTGTTTACCTTCATTATCTTGCCCCCGAAGAATTTGCCATCATAGGTTTAAATACCTTAATAGCTTCACTCCTGCCTTTGTTTATGACCCTCGGTTTGGAAGCAGCCTTTATTCGCTATTTTTTTGAATACAAAAGCAACGAAAAAATTCTGCGCAGTTATTTTTCAACCATCGCCTTAAGTATTTTCCTAATTTCATTGCTGATAGGGCTTTTGGTAACAGCTTTTGGAAATCCTTTGTTTCATTTTGCATTTAAAAATCCATATTTCACTTTTTTCCCTTTTGGGATAAGTGCTGTTTTGTTTTCGATTGTTGCTTCCCAAAACTTGCTTGTTTACGCTTATTACCGAAACATGCAAAATGTGAAGTCATACACAGCTTTTGCGCTTTCCATTTTTCTTTCTTCTACCATCGCTGAAGCAGCTGCTATCGTAGTTTTTAAAACCGGTGCTGAAGGAGTAATTTGGACTAAGCTCATAGCAACTGCGCTTATTTCAATGGTTGCTTGGTTCACTCTTTTTAGAAAAACAGGTATTAGTTTCGACAAACGATTTTTACCTTCTTCCTTAAAATATGCTTTACCCATGTTGCCCTATTCTTTGTCGGCATTGGTATTCACGAGTTTCGACAGAGTGATGATTGAGAATAGATTTAATCTAGCTTCCTTGGCGGTTTACAATTTATCGGCTGCCATAGCCAATATTACAGATTCAATCTTGTTTGCCATACAGAGTGCCACTTATCCAACAGTGTATGCCATGCTAAAAAAAGACCCGAATCAAAACAGTGAAGAAATAAGTAAAACCTATCGAATCATTGGATTGGCCGTGCTTCTAATTATTTGCATTTTGGTTGCGCTCAGCCCGTTCGCAGTAATTAATTTTTTAAAACCAGTGTATGTTCAATCGCTCAGCATTATTCCTATTTTGTTGATGGCTTATTTTTTTCGTTACCTCTACATTGTTTTTGTTGAGCCACTTTTCTTTTTTAAAGACACAAAAAAACTTCCTTGGCTCAATATCATTGCCGGTGCTACAACGATTGCAGGGAATTTTATTTTACTTCCCTATTTTGGATTAATAGGTTCGGCCATGACAACTATTTTGGCTCGACTACTCCAGTTATCGCTTACCTTATATTGGTACAAAAGAGTATCCAACATACGTTTCAAATTGGGATATTTATTTCCGGTTATGGTCATTCTTGGCATCGCCTTATTGCTTGCAAGCTATGTAAATACTGTATTCCCTAATGTTCATTGGTTGGTATATTTCGTAAACACAGTTCCGCTCATCCTACTTGGATTCTTTGTTATTTTTTATTTGTTTGAAGGAAATTTGAAGCCGCTTTTCAAATTTAATTTTCAACCGATTCGTCACCGCGTGTAAAATGAAATTCTTTATAACCGATAGTGAAAAAAGTTTTTCGGAAAACAAAAGCCGTTTTAAGTTTTTGTTTAAAGGATACATCATTGAAAAATGGAATTTTTCTTACTCCCCTGATGATTTTAATTTAGCACTAAATGGCATAGAATACAAAGCTGCAGATGCCATGCATGTGGAGCTAAATGCTGCTTTGGAGCGCTTAGAAAATGTTTCTCTATCACACAATAAATTTGTAGCGACACGCAATACCAAACGCGATATTCACTTTAGTTTATTGTACAACAGCTATTGGCAATTAGTGGTTAAAAAGCAAGTATTACGCTTGGTAATTGAAAAATTACTGCAACTAATTTCCGAAAAAATAAGCGAAATTGAATTGGATTTGAATGAAGAATTCAGACTTGCAGAAGTTGATTTTCAGGATAGCTTTAAAGAAAAAAAGCTGGCATTCAATTTCAGGGAAACTAAAATTTCTGCATTTACTAAATTAAAACCACTATTAAAAAATTGGGGCTATTATACTTTTCATCTCTACAAAAAGCTTGTTGGTTATAGTATTCCAAAACATCCCAATAAAAAAAATATACTGCTCTTAATTTACGATGTGCCTAGCTTGCATATTGTTCTGGAGCGATTTTATGAATTGGTAAAGAAAAGCAAAGAAGTTCACCTCACCTTGGTTGTGCTTTCATCAGGAATTGCAAAGAACAAGGCAATTGATGCGCAAAATTTTTCAAGTCAAAATATTACAGTGCTTGATTACACCTTGTTCCGAAATGGGAATAATCAAAACCATAGTGACCTTTATAAGCAGCTTGAATCTTGGCATCCGGCTTATGCTATTATTCGCAAACAAAAACTTATTGAAAACCTCGAAGATCATTATGCCTGGATTGGAACTGCAATTGAAGCAGTGAAACCGGATGTTTGTTTTACAGTGAGTTTATCCGAAACAGGAAGAGCAATTAGTGATGCTGCTCGTTATTTTTCAGTGCCATGTGTAAATGTTGAATATGGAATAAATACGGATGATCCGCTTTATTTTAACAGCAATACAAATTTTACAATTCGTGCTTGTATCGGAGAAGCCAACCAACTGATTTGGAAAAAAAGGAATGATCCGTCTGAACAGCATTATAACATTGGTTTCTGCAAGCTCGATAAATTGATTGACTTTAAACCTAATCCTGCAGATTTTTTTCAACGTAATAAACTAGATGCAACAAGACCAAGTCTATTTTTTGCAAGCTCATGGACATCTAGCAACAAAAGTTACGACCTTGAAAAGCAAACCTTGGTTGATGAATTATCTAAACTCTGTCACAAAAGAAATTGGAATTTGCTCATAAAAAAACATCCGGCTGAAACGGATTCCCTTGTGAAGGATATTATCGATAGAAGTAATTTCGCCAATCAGCTTGTTTTTAATCATGCCGATATTACCTTGCACGAATTAGTTTGTTATTGTACAGTTGCTACAACACAATCATCGAGCATGTTTGCTGAAACTTTATATTTCGAAAAGCCTTTTTGTTTTTTGAATAAATCAAAGGAAGGTGGAATTACTGAATTATATACTTCCATTAATGAGGATGGCTTGTTTGAAACCTATAGAAATATGGAAGATTTTGAACGCTTTGTTGAACAGCTCATGCAACCAGAAGAGCTAATTAAATTCAAAACAAAAGCCCAAAAACTCAAGGAAAAATACCTTTATAAAGTTGATGGGCTTTCGTCGGAAAGACTTTTGAAATTGCTTATAGAAGCAAAAAATTAAACTTTCACAGACCTTGAGAAATAAGTGGAACACTGAAACATAAGTTTCCATTTATCGCTTTCTTTCACTTTCAGTGTGTCTTTATAAACTTTCTTTTTCAATAAAACAGGAGGCGCATCGTGATAATGGCTAAATTCCTGACTGTCTTCTTTCAATTTAAAAGCAGCAAGTTTGAATTTATAACAAAGCGGATTCTCTCGAACATTGTAGGTTACAAGATTCTCAGGAACATTGCTATTTTTCATTAACTCTTTAATTTTATTCTTGTAAGAACTTTCTTGAATGAAATGAGTATTAAAAAACTCAACTGTATATTTATTGAAAGTGTACATATCGAAAAGTTCATTCGAATGGGAAACAATTAAATAACCTCCTTTTTTTAGAATACGACTCACTTGTTTGTAAAATTCCAAATCTTCTTCGGTGCTAAGGTAGGCTAGCACATTATAACTCATAACAGCATCAAGCGATGCACTTGGAATTTTCTTTAAATAGCTTACATCATTGCAGCTGATAATTGAAGGATCGTAACCTGCCTTTTTAAGGCTTTGCTTTCCAATTTCAATTATTTCACTCGAAATATCAATGCCTTTAATGTTAGCACCTTTTTTCAGGAAATCAGGAAAAATAACGGCATCTCCACAACCAAAATCAAGAATATTTTTTCCTTTTTTGTAGAGATCAGCAGGAATTATTTTTTTTAAAATGCTTAATCTGTGTGTGTGGTAATCGTTTTTTAAAACCGAAGTATATTCATCCGCTTCCTTGTTCCAAAAGTTTTTCGAGTTAATGCCTTTGCCGTATTTT encodes:
- a CDS encoding class I SAM-dependent methyltransferase, whose product is MKTKETTFSENDIRPKDLLEGQKIAVMQDVGMLLSNADKFVHVNCPACSANKGSKKYEKYSFTYLECSDCKTVYTSPRPTAALLGEFYSNSVNYAYWNKYIFPASESTRRQKIVVPRVDRILDYCKKYASPTNSILEVGAGFGTFCEEMACRKVFNRIVAVEPSPTLAQTCRSRGVETIELPIEKVALKEDEKFDVVVNFEVIEHLFSPRDFIQQCKRQMKPGALFVVSCPNAQGFDVITLKEKSNTIDHEHVNYFTPHSIDLLFKANGFEVLEVLTPGVLDADIVRNTILAGDFSVDDEPFLKQVLIDEWETKGKAFQEFLTANKLSSNLWIIAKNK
- a CDS encoding methyltransferase domain-containing protein yields the protein MKKYGKGINSKNFWNKEADEYTSVLKNDYHTHRLSILKKIIPADLYKKGKNILDFGCGDAVIFPDFLKKGANIKGIDISSEIIEIGKQSLKKAGYDPSIISCNDVSYLKKIPSASLDAVMSYNVLAYLSTEEDLEFYKQVSRILKKGGYLIVSHSNELFDMYTFNKYTVEFFNTHFIQESSYKNKIKELMKNSNVPENLVTYNVRENPLCYKFKLAAFKLKEDSQEFSHYHDAPPVLLKKKVYKDTLKVKESDKWKLMFQCSTYFSRSVKV
- a CDS encoding MerR family transcriptional regulator, which codes for MKFSANYSIKDLEKLSGIKAHTLRIWEKRYALFEPERTDTNIRFYTNNDLKRILNISMLNKSGFKISKIAALNEAQIAAKVSEITNASTSYEEHIDKFIMSMIDLNEASFDKTFSDCVSNIGFEDCIQKVVVPFFIRIGTMWQTGSINPAQEHFVSNIVRQKIIVAIDSIKQSSKKSKGTVLLFLPENELHELSLLFYAYALKMRNYKIVYLGQSVPTDTLVRVSEIVKPDILLSVITAPPHKGLLDSLINTLASLKPKRTILLSGRAVFERKKKLPPSISLFKGFQELLKLI
- a CDS encoding oligosaccharide flippase family protein: MLAFLPTASRILLLPVYLHYLAPEEFAIIGLNTLIASLLPLFMTLGLEAAFIRYFFEYKSNEKILRSYFSTIALSIFLISLLIGLLVTAFGNPLFHFAFKNPYFTFFPFGISAVLFSIVASQNLLVYAYYRNMQNVKSYTAFALSIFLSSTIAEAAAIVVFKTGAEGVIWTKLIATALISMVAWFTLFRKTGISFDKRFLPSSLKYALPMLPYSLSALVFTSFDRVMIENRFNLASLAVYNLSAAIANITDSILFAIQSATYPTVYAMLKKDPNQNSEEISKTYRIIGLAVLLIICILVALSPFAVINFLKPVYVQSLSIIPILLMAYFFRYLYIVFVEPLFFFKDTKKLPWLNIIAGATTIAGNFILLPYFGLIGSAMTTILARLLQLSLTLYWYKRVSNIRFKLGYLFPVMVILGIALLLASYVNTVFPNVHWLVYFVNTVPLILLGFFVIFYLFEGNLKPLFKFNFQPIRHRV